CGCGCGAAGCGGGCACGGCCGGCGTAGGGCTCGGGGGTGATCGTGCTCACCGGGGCGAGGTCGTGACCGCCGGCGAGGATGGTCTTGACGGTGCGGTAGTGCGGGCTGTCGTGGGCGATGGCCCGCTCGCACGCCGCCTCGAGGCGCGCGGCGCCGTACTGGCCCTTGAGCGCGAGAACGCCCTGGGCAGCCCGCAGGCGCTCGCTGATGCGGTCTGAGAGCAGTTGCCCGATCAGCTGCGCGCAGGCGTCGCCGATCTCGCGGGCCTGCTGCAGACACCAGCTGCGGTCGTGCGCGAAGAAGCGCTGGGCGGCCGGTGGCAGATGATCGGAGACGGTGCGACGCTCGCCGGGACGCCGCGCGCGGGCATGCGTGGCGACGGGCTTGAAGTCGTGATAGACGGTGACCACGGCGTCGGTCGCCCGCAGCCACAACGCCTTGCCCACCAGCGCGAACGGCACCGAGTACAGCGCGCGCTCGAAGCTGACGTGGCAGTCGCGATGCACCGTCACCGCATGCCAGGTGCCCAGGTCCGGCGGCACTTCGGGCAGCGGTAGCAAGGTGCTGCGCTCGAGGGCGAAGGTGTCGAGCGGGCGCGCGCGGGTGGTGCCGTGGATGCGCAGCCCGGCCTCCTTCAGCACCCACTCGCGCGCCTGCGCGTTCAGATCGGCCAGATCACGGAAGCTGCGCGTGGGCAGGAAGTTGCCCTTCACGTATTTGACGCCGGCCTCGACGATGCCCTTCTTCTGCGGGTCGTGCGGCGGGCAGGCGTCGATCCGGAAGCCGTATCCCTCGGCGCACTCGGCGTAGGCACGCTGCACCTGCGGGTCGTGCATGCACGCGCGGGTGATCGCGCACTTGGCGTTATCGATGATGAGCCGCGCGGGCACGGCACCGAACCACTCGAAGGCGCGACGGTGGCAGCCCAGCCAGGTGCGCACGCTCTGGTCCCAGACGAACTCCACGTACTGGTGACGCGAGAAACACAGCGTCATCACGAACGCCCACGTGCGGCGGGTCTCGCCCGTCGCCGGATCGATCAGGTGGGGGCCGGCGCCGAAGTCCACCTGCGCGGCCTCGCCCGGTGCGAAGGTGAGGCGCACCGTCGTTTCGGGCAGCTGCTCGCGGCCGATCTGCGCGATCAGCCGGCGCACGCTCGAGTAGTGCCCGGTAAAACCGTGCTCGCGCTTGAGCGTGGTGTGGATCACCACGCCGGAGACGCCCTGTGCAAGCCACTGCTCGACCAGCGGCCGGTACGCGGCAATCGAGGACTGGGCCGTCACCGGCAACTTCGGCCGCCCGAGCGCGGCGGCGATCTCGGCGTCCTCGGGCAAAGGCCGCTCAGGATCGAGCCAACCCTGGGCGCGAGCCAGCTCGCGGAACCGGGCCGCCTTGCTGCGCCCCATCAGTTTCGAGCGCGCGATCTCGCGCTCGGAGTCGCCCTGGCGCATGCGCATCAGGGCCTGGCGGTACTCGTACATCTCGATGCTCCTGCGGGCCACCGCCTACCTCCTGCCAAACAAAAAGGCAGCAGGGTAGCGAGGGACCGTTCAAGGTCGAGACGTCCGTCAGAGTGGAAGTGGCTCCATTACGCCGATCCGGCGCTGGCTTGGGTACCTGCCGCTCGAACCGGCGGCCGCGCACCTGTTCTTCCAGCTCGTGTCGCGGCGCTACGAACGGGCCAGCATGCTGATCACCAGCAACCGGCCGGTCGGCGAGTGGGGACACGTGTTCGGCGACGCGGTCGCCGCCACCGCCATCCTCGATCGGCTGCTGCACCACAGCCAGGTCATCACGATCCGGGGTGACAGTTACCGGCTGCGCGACAAGCGCCGCAGCGGCCTTCTGCAGAAGGCCGCTGCCCCCACCCCGATCACGTCGGAGAGTTGATTAACCCAGGGGGTCAATTCCAGATGTCGTCAGGGGGTCAAATCTTCGTGTCGCTTGACAGCAGGTCAGGAGGCGTCCATTCCATTCCACCATCTAACTTGATGGACACGATCTTCAATGGGCTAAGCGGTTGGGGGGAAGGTGGTTTCGCTGGGCGCTTACAGCCTTGGCGTGCAGTTGCTGTTTGTTCGAATATATTTGTGTTGACGTAAAAACGCCCAGACATCGTTTTGATGCTGGGCGTTTTTTTTGGTTAGTCTGACGATGACCTACTTTCACGAGGGCAATCCTCACTATCATCGGCGCGTTTGTGTTTCACGGTCCTGTTCGGGATGGGAAGGTGTGGTACCACAAAGCTATGGTCGTCAGACTTTGACTTGTTACCTGGAGTTGATCCAGGCCAAAGCGGGAAGAAGTGTTGTGTGATTGGGTGTTTTTTGCCACCGGTGTTACGAGTTTGTCTTGAATAAGGTTATAGGATCAAGCCACACGGGCAATTAGTATCGGTTAGCTTAACGTGTTGCCACGCTTCCACACCCGACCTATCAACGTTGTGGTCTTCAACGACCCTTCAGGGGGCTCGAGGCCCCGGGGAAGTCTCATCTTGAGGCGAGTTTCCCGCTTAGATGCTTTCAGCGGTTATCTCTTCCGCACATAGCTACCCGGCGATGCGACTGGCGTCACAACCGGTACACCAGGGGTGCGTTCACTCCGGTCCTCTCGTACTAGGAGCAAGCCCTCTCAAACTTCCAGCGCCCACGGCAGATAGGGACCAAACTGTCTCACGACGTTTTAAACCCAGCTCACGTACCACTTTAAATGGCGAACAGCCATACCCTTGGGACCGGCTACAGCCCCAGGATGTGATGAGCCGACATCGAGGTGCCAAACTCCGCCGTCGATGTGAACTCTTGGGCGGAATCAGCCTGTTATCCCCAGAGTACCTTTTATCCGTTGAGCGATGGCCCTTCCATACAGAACCACCGGATCACTATGACCTGCTTTCGCACCTGCTCGACTTGTGGGTCTCGCAGTCAAGCCACCTTTTGCCATTGCACTATCAGTACGATGTCCGACCGTACCTAGGTGACCTTCGTACTCCTCCGTTACCTTTTGGGAGGAGACCGCCCCAGTCAAACTGCCCACCATGCACGGTCCCCGATCTGGATTCACAGACCTGGGTTAGAACCTCGACGACACCAGGGTGGTATTTCAAGGACGGCTCCACCAGAACTAGCGTCCTGGCTTCATAGCCTCCCACCTATCCTACACAAATCCCGTCAAAGTCCAATGCAAAGCTACAGTAAAGGTTCATGGGGTCTTTCCGTCTAGCCGCGGGGAGATTGCATCTTCACAAACATTTCAACTTCGCTGAGTCTCAGGAGGAGACAGTGTGGCCATCGTTACGCCATTCGTGCAGGTCGGAACTTACCCGACAAGGAATTTCGCTACCTTAGGACCGTTATAGTTACGGCCGCCGTTTACCGGGGCTTCGATCAAGAGCTTGCACCCCATCACTTAACCTTCCGGCACCGGGCAGGCGTCACACCCTATACGTCCACTTTCGTGTTTGCAGAGTGCTGTGTTTTTAATAAACAGTCGCAGCCACCGATTCTCTGCGGCCCCTTCGCCCTTCGGATGTACTCCTACAAGCTAATGGGGCATACCTTCTCCCGAAGTTACGGTATCAATTTGCCGAGTTCCTTCTCCTGAGTTCTCTCAAGCGCCTTGGTATTCTCTACCAGCCCACCTGTGTCGGTTTGCGGTACGGTCACTCTATGACTGAAGCTTAGAGGCTTTTCCTGGAAGCAGGGTATCACTCGCTTCGGACCCGAGGGTCCTCGTTATCATGCCTCAGCTTAGCCGCGCGGATTTGCCTACGCAGCACGCCTACACACTTGAACCACCTATTCCAACAGATGGCCGAGCTAACCTTCTCCGTCCCCCCATCGCATCATAGAGCGGTACAGGAATATTGACCTGTTTCCCATCGACTACGCATTTCTGCCTCGCCTTAGGGGCCGACTCACCCTGCGCCGATGAACGTTGCGCAGGAAACCTTGGGCTTACGGCGAGGGTGCTTTTCACACCCTTTATCGCTACTCATGTCAGCATTCGCACTTCCGATACCTCCAGCATCCCTTACGAGACACCTTCGCAGGCTTACGGAACGCTCCCCTACCACGTGTCAAAGACACATCCGCAGCTTCGGTTCATGGCTTGAGCCCCGTTACATCTTCCGCGCAGGACGACTCGACTAGTGAGCTATTACGCTTTCTTTAAAGGGTGGCTGCTTCTAAGCCAACCTCCTAGCTGTCTATGCCTTCCCACCTCGTTTGCCACTTAGCCATGCATTTGGGACCTTAGCTGGCGGTCTGGGTTGTTTCCCTCTTGACACCGGACGTTAGCACCCGATGTCTGTCTGCCGTATATCACTTTGCGGTATTCGGAGTTTGCTATCGCGGGGTAGATCGCAGTGACCCCCCCAACGATTACAGTGCTCTACCCCCGCAAGTGTCCGTACGACGCACTACCTAAATAGTTTTCGGGGAGAACCAGCTATTTCCGGATTTGTTTAGCCTTTCACCCCTATCCACAGCTCATCCCCTAACTTTTCAACGTTAGTGGGTTCGGACCTCCAGTACCTGTTACGGCACCTTCATCCTGGCCATGGATAGATCATCCGGTTTCGGGTCTACGCCCAGCAACTCTGACGCCCTTATCAGACTCGCTTTCGCTACGCCTCCCCTACTCGGTTAAGCTCGCTACTGAACGTAAGTCGCTGACCCATTATACAAAAGGTACGCAGTCACCCCTTTCGAGGCTCCCACTGTTTGTATGCATGCGGTTTCAGGATCTATTTCACTCCCCTCCCGGGGTTCTTTTCGCCTTTCCCTCACGGTACTGGTTCACTATCGGTCGATCACGAGTATTTAGCCTTGGAGGATGGTCCCCCCATCTTCAGACAGGATTTCTCGTGTCCCGCCCTACTTGTCGCACGCTCAGACCCGCCACCGGCTTTTCGCATACGGGACTATCACCCTGTATCGTCGGACTTTCCAGACCGTTTTGCTAAGCTGATGGTTTAGTCGTGCAGGCTGCTCCGCGTTCGCTCGCCACTACTTGCGGAATCTCGGTTGATTTCTGTTCCTGCGGCTACTTAGATGTTTCAGTTCGCCGCGTTCGCCTCCTCAGACCTATGTATTCAGTCTGGGATACCCCTTGCGGGGTGGGTTTCCCCATTCGGACATCGTGGGATCAAAGCTCTATTGCCAGCTCCCCCACGCTTTTCGCAGGCTTACACGTCCTTCATCGCCTGTGATCGCCAAGGCATCCACCACATGCACTTAGTCGCTTGATCCTATAACCTTAGCGCCTCTTGTCGAAGCACCGGTCATAAGACGAACTCGTTTGTGCGATCACACCACTGCTGACAACGGTGATGTGATCAATGCAATCACACAACTTGCAGTACGCACCGGCTCGGTACGTACTACACTTCTTCCACTTTGTTAAAGAGCGAACCTCAAACAACCGACAGTTTGCGCTGCCGATCGAGAAGTCAGAGATGATGACATCGCTATCGTCATGTCTGACTACTCGAATGCGTCTGCACGAGTCCTGGTGGAGCTGGTCGGGATCGAACCGACGACCTACGGCTTGCAAAGCCGCCGCTCTCCCAGCTGAGCTACAGCCCCGTCCTTCTCGAGCAACCCAAAAAAGCTTGGTGGGTCTGGTTGGATTCGAACCAACGACCCCCGCCTTATCAAGACGGTGCTCTAACCGACTGAGCTACAGACCCTCACGCCTTCGAGGCTCTTGGTCTGAACAACCGATAAGTTGTGGATACTTGGCCGTACGCGGCCTTTTCTCTTGAAAGGAGGTGATCCAGCCGCACCTTCCGATACGGCTACCTTGTTACGACTTCACCCCAGTCATGAATCTCACCGTGGTAAGCGCCCTCCCGAAGGTTAAGCTACCTACTTCTGGTGAAACCCACTCCCATGGTGTGACGGGCGGTGTGTACAAGACCCGGGAACGTATTCACCGCAGCATGCTGATCTGCGATTACTAGCGATTCCGACTTCACGTAGTCGAGTTGCAGACTACGATCCGGACTACGATCGGCTTTAAGGGATTGGCTCCACCTCGCGGTTTGGCAACCCTCTGTACCGACCATTGTATGACGTGTGAAGCCCTACCCATAAGGGCCATGAGGACTTGACGTCATCCCCACCTTCCTCCGGTTTGTCACCGGCAGTCTCACTAGAGTGCCCAACTGAATGGTGGCAACTAGTGACAAGGGTTGCGCTCGTTGCGGGACTTAACCCAACATCTCACGACACGAGCTGACGACAGCCATGCAGCACCTGTGTTCTGGCTCCCGAAGGCACCCTCGCCTCTCAGCAAGGTTCCAGACATGTCAAGGGTAGGTAAGGTTTTTCGCGTTGCATCGAATTAATCCACATCATCCACCGCTTGTGCGGGTCCCCGTCAATTCCTTTGAGTTTTAACCTTGCGGCCGTACTCCCCAGGCGGTCGACTTCACGCGTTAGCTGCGTCACTCAGTGCATTGCTGCTCCGAACGACTAGTCGACATCGTTTAGGGCGTGGACTACCAGGGTATCTAATCCTGTTTGCTCCCCACGCTTTCGTGCATGAGCGTCAGTACAGGCCCAGGGGGCTGCCTTCGCCATCGGTGTTCCTCCTGATATCTACGCATTTCACTGCTACACCAGGAATTCCACCCCCCTCTGCCGTACTCTAGCCTTGCAGTCACAAACGCAGTTCCCAGGTTAAGCCCGGGGATTTCACATCTGTCTTACAAAACCGCCTGCGCACGCTTTACGCCCAGTAATTCCGATTAACGCTCGCACCCTACGTATTACCGCGGCTGCTGGCACGTAGTTAGCCGGTGCTTCTTAGTCCGGTACCGTCATCCAGCGACTATGTTAGAGTCGCCGATTTCTTCCCGGCCGAAAGAGCTTTACAACCCGAAGGCCTTCTTCACTCACGCGGCATGGCTGGATCAGGGTTGCCCCCATTGTCCAAAATTCCCCACTGCTGCCTCCCGTAGGAGTCTGGGCCGTGTCTCAGTCCCAGTGTGGCGGATCATCCTCTCAGACCCGCTACAGATCGTCGCCTTGGTAGGCCTTTACCCTACCAACTAGCTAATCTGACATCGGCCGCTCCAATTGCGCGAGGTTCCGAAGAATCCCCCGCTTTCCCCCTCAGGGCGTATGCGGTATTAGCGCGACTTTCGCCGCGTTATCCCCCACAAATGGGCACGTTCCGATGCATTACTCACCCGTTCGCCACTCGCCACCAGGCCGAAGCC
This genomic window from Thauera humireducens contains:
- the istA gene encoding IS21 family transposase; the encoded protein is MYEYRQALMRMRQGDSEREIARSKLMGRSKAARFRELARAQGWLDPERPLPEDAEIAAALGRPKLPVTAQSSIAAYRPLVEQWLAQGVSGVVIHTTLKREHGFTGHYSSVRRLIAQIGREQLPETTVRLTFAPGEAAQVDFGAGPHLIDPATGETRRTWAFVMTLCFSRHQYVEFVWDQSVRTWLGCHRRAFEWFGAVPARLIIDNAKCAITRACMHDPQVQRAYAECAEGYGFRIDACPPHDPQKKGIVEAGVKYVKGNFLPTRSFRDLADLNAQAREWVLKEAGLRIHGTTRARPLDTFALERSTLLPLPEVPPDLGTWHAVTVHRDCHVSFERALYSVPFALVGKALWLRATDAVVTVYHDFKPVATHARARRPGERRTVSDHLPPAAQRFFAHDRSWCLQQAREIGDACAQLIGQLLSDRISERLRAAQGVLALKGQYGAARLEAACERAIAHDSPHYRTVKTILAGGHDLAPVSTITPEPYAGRARFARATASLFEDDGPTFH